From Oenococcus sicerae, the proteins below share one genomic window:
- a CDS encoding YveK family protein — protein MNTSQFTLTDLVHHLIRYAWLTIILTILGAGSMYVYTKRVALPPARFSASREVYVGTANKKNPYSSFQANESLLSSYIIVANDNKIISATKKDLAQRGWKISKNDISKSISIDSVNGTLFIRFSASATSESKAAELVNAYTESFADQGTKLLPSMPKPVLMSKASKAKVKPSVAGPVHKKAILFGASFGLTLGIVLSLIIGVYKNYKKIERSE, from the coding sequence ATGAATACTTCTCAGTTTACATTAACAGACTTGGTTCACCATTTAATTAGATATGCTTGGTTAACGATTATTTTAACTATTTTAGGTGCTGGCAGCATGTATGTATACACAAAACGTGTTGCATTACCTCCTGCTCGTTTTTCAGCATCTAGAGAAGTATATGTTGGAACAGCGAATAAAAAGAATCCGTATTCTTCATTCCAGGCTAACGAATCATTGCTTAGTAGTTACATAATCGTAGCAAATGATAACAAAATTATTTCTGCTACTAAAAAAGATTTAGCACAGAGAGGCTGGAAAATATCTAAGAATGATATCTCTAAGAGTATCAGCATTGATTCAGTTAACGGTACTTTGTTTATTAGATTTTCAGCTTCCGCGACAAGCGAGTCCAAAGCCGCTGAGTTAGTTAATGCTTACACGGAATCTTTTGCTGATCAGGGAACTAAGCTCTTACCATCGATGCCGAAACCAGTTTTAATGTCCAAGGCTTCCAAAGCAAAAGTGAAACCCTCTGTTGCTGGTCCTGTACACAAAAAGGCGATTTTGTTTGGTGCTAGTTTTGGACTGACTTTGGGTATTGTGTTGTCTTTGATCATTGGGGTATATAAGAATTACAAAAAGATAGAACGATCGGAGTAA
- a CDS encoding glycosyltransferase, whose product MTKKFSYANLIVTFNRKEKLVKAINFILDQDVAPKYIVVVDNNSSDGTNEYLQSEGLLANKKIKYFKLDENIGGSGGFEYALEQAKKLNVDWIAFGDDDAYYQPGFFHAIAQASQNNPDVKAFTGTVKLNDGRTDITHRIHIKDWGMLRYSHIPLSAYAEDFPIDMFTFVGSVVNKEILSKIGEINAKYFIWMDDLEFSVRVREQTNIINVVNAVVIHDTSSSAMDFKTDYKPDWRHYYGVRNKIDMCDKHGKSFRRKLYPIATWIKSVYVLPLPRFKGHRKYEVRQVTDAVRDAKHNHFGKNPKYLPGSN is encoded by the coding sequence ATGACCAAAAAATTTTCGTATGCAAATTTAATAGTGACTTTTAATCGTAAAGAAAAATTAGTTAAAGCCATTAATTTTATATTGGACCAAGATGTTGCTCCTAAATATATTGTTGTGGTTGATAACAATTCAAGCGATGGTACTAATGAATATCTTCAGTCAGAAGGATTGCTGGCAAATAAAAAGATTAAATATTTTAAACTAGACGAGAACATCGGTGGATCTGGTGGCTTTGAATATGCCTTAGAACAAGCCAAAAAACTCAATGTTGATTGGATTGCTTTTGGCGATGATGATGCATATTACCAACCTGGTTTTTTCCATGCAATTGCCCAGGCATCGCAAAATAATCCCGATGTTAAAGCCTTTACGGGGACGGTCAAGCTTAATGATGGTAGGACGGATATTACACACCGTATTCATATCAAAGATTGGGGGATGTTGCGATATAGTCACATTCCGTTGAGTGCTTACGCAGAGGATTTTCCGATAGACATGTTTACCTTTGTCGGCAGTGTTGTAAACAAAGAGATTCTGTCTAAAATTGGTGAAATTAATGCTAAGTACTTTATTTGGATGGATGATTTAGAGTTTTCTGTACGTGTTCGGGAACAAACTAATATCATCAACGTTGTCAATGCTGTTGTGATTCACGATACCAGTAGTTCGGCGATGGATTTTAAAACAGATTACAAGCCCGATTGGCGCCATTATTATGGTGTACGTAACAAAATAGACATGTGTGATAAACATGGCAAGTCCTTTAGAAGGAAACTTTATCCTATCGCTACTTGGATTAAGAGTGTGTACGTACTGCCACTTCCGAGATTTAAAGGTCACCGGAAATATGAAGTGCGTCAAGTAACTGATGCCGTTAGGGATGCCAAGCATAACCACTTTGGAAAAAACCCCAAATACCTGCCCGGAAGCAATTAA